A stretch of DNA from Cololabis saira isolate AMF1-May2022 chromosome 17, fColSai1.1, whole genome shotgun sequence:
TTGTCTGTTGAAGCTGTCACAACCAACCAGTCCACTGCAGCTGCATTTAACCAAAACAACTTGATCCAATCAACATTCTTCTTCTTGACTACACTGtgccatctttttttcctccttcctctctctctcttcctgctCAGGTCTGTCTGAGTGCACAGTTACAACGTTCTCCACTGATGTGACATCATCATGGTCCATTTTGCAACAACACAGAGAGGCCAAAAGTTTGTCACAGATCCCTTTGCGCATGAAAACATACAGAAACAGATCTGCCAGGGGACTGAAAAAAAGTGGAAGCACAGTCACAATTTCGAAATTTCGATATCGTTTGACCTTTTCTGACAAGGAAAGAATAACTCGTGGAAGAAACAGCAGAGTGTAAATCAgcaaaaccaggaccagaactgcTACAATTCGCCGTTTTTCATCAGGGGGGACACTGCGGGCTGAAGACAGAGCTTTGAGGGTCCCACCCAGGAAGAATATGAGCAGGGGGAATGGAAGGAGCAGACAACATCCAATAATAGTTTCTGTGTAATCATGGGCAAAGAAAAAGATTGGGAGATTTAAAAGAGGAAGGAGCCAGACGACCACAGAGACGATCATAGATGTCTTGATGTTTCGTTTGAATTTGTACCACAGCGGCCAGGCGATGATTAAATACCtgtaagacaaaataaaatatcataGTCACCCAAAAAATTTGAAACGGATGTAGCTCCACACTTGCAGTAAAATAGTTACCTTTCCAGAGAGATGACCACCATGAAGAAAATGCTGACTGTCACTCCAAACTGATGAATTAAAATAATTGGCTGGCAGATGGAACTTTTGTTGAAACCTTGCGTCATCAAGATCATGCAACTAAGCTGAATAAGGTCACAAATGAGAAGGTTGATGACGTATATTGGAGCAACGTGATCTTTTTGTACCTGCAGGAGAACAACAACATGTAAACATACTCTGAACTCTGAAATGTTAGTGATTAACAGTAAAATTCAACCCCTATAATCTGGCTTAGATATAGATTTTGGGTATTGCTTTGAGGGCCAGGTGTGGCCCGAAAGCACAAAGATAAAACCAGTGGAGGCCAATCGCTTACAACGAATGTTTCATATGAACTTAGACATTAAACATCAGATTCCAAATTCTGTTTATGAATACCAACATTTGAATAGGACAGGCAAAAATGTATTTGgtctaaacattttttttaacaacaggCATGACACATCTTTGGGCTTTTTCCGTTACAGGTTGCCACAACAGATCATCGGTTGCGAACCGTTCTCACCTACGTCTTCCTCTTTTACACCAACCAACTGCATATCCTGTTTCACAGAAATCTCCCTTTGagtcttcctctttttctcctgtctcaaggtttcttcccacggtttgacttaaggtttttctcccaccaggggagtttttacctgccattgtttatgttatgtttatgtaataattgcttgggggtcatgttctggtctggaaagcgcctagagacaacttctgttgtaaaagacgctatataaataaaattgaattgaaaaaaataaaaataaaaattgaaccTGTGACTTCCACATCTGGCACCTTCTCCTTCAGACCATCATGACCTCAGCAAACTGGACTCTAACAAGTCAGCTGGCTCTGATGGGCTCGATCCCATGTTTttaagagctgctgctcctgtcATCGCTGTTCCCATCTCGCGTCTTTTGATGTTGTCttaatgttttttaatgtttttgtatttatatttattgtacatatttattgtattgtttctaTGCAATTTTATATAacgttgttttttatttctagcaCCCCCtttcccctctcccctcaaagtgcttatgctctttgttcaggctgcatttgcaaataagaatttgttcttaaattgcttgcctgggtaaataaaggttaaataaataaaaaataaatacaaataaaagtgaATTGGATTCCATCTCAGCCACA
This window harbors:
- the LOC133463568 gene encoding G-protein coupled receptor 4-like, translating into MNESFTPPSSQDNESSFGPTSPTDGCHWIQPGYAFYVATMTIACIGLPLTFVAIFAICLLVQKDHVAPIYVINLLICDLIQLSCMILMTQGFNKSSICQPIILIHQFGVTVSIFFMVVISLERYLIIAWPLWYKFKRNIKTSMIVSVVVWLLPLLNLPIFFFAHDYTETIIGCCLLLPFPLLIFFLGGTLKALSSARSVPPDEKRRIVAVLVLVLLIYTLLFLPRVILSLSEKVKRYRNFEIVTVLPLFFSPLADLFLYVFMRKGICDKLLASLCCCKMDHDDVTSVENVVTVHSDRPEQEERERKEEKKMAQCSQEEEC